The genomic interval TGgttataaataacttttttcaGGTTTGATTCATTCAccttattttgtatgtattgGCTATAGCTAGAGACTGGGTCAGTTCTCTGCATAGAGATTCTAGTGTAAGTCTTTACAAAATGGTCAATGAATTCTTGTTAGTGAGAGAGCTGTAGGTCTTGGAGAGGGCATTGATAGTGACCTTGTCAGAGTTGCCCAAGGTGGTAGTGTAGCCCTTGGCCAAGATGTAGTACTTGCCAGTATCTACCATTAGCAGCAGTTAAGTGGGCACAGGGACTGAGATAGTTCCAGTGGGTCTGGATGTGGGGATAAAGTACACTAGCACAGAGCTTCAGCCTCCTATCTCAAAGAACAATGTAGGACTTTCCAGGCTTGTCCCTCTCACCCTATGGTCCTGTTACATGGAACAGTGGAGAGCTTGGCAGGATGATAGCCCTGCAGATGGCAGGGGTATCTCTTTGGAACATTAACACACAAACAAGTGTGACTGTTATAGTCCCTGATGGTGACAAATGCCTTGACTTTCTGTCCAGTGGGTGTGCTTTCCCATAGGCATGGAGGACATCCCAGAAAAAAGTCAAGTGATCTCAGTTTCCTTGACAGAAAAGAAGATTCAGTCTCTTAAGATTAGGGATTTGATCTTATGTCCTTGATCTGAATGATAAATTACTGGttgtaagaagaaaaatgatttgtAAAAATGTTGTTAATGTTAAGTTATTTTGCAATTGTTGTTTGGCAGTCCCTCTTCAGCCTTTCAGTAGTCTGTCTCAAGTTGCAGGACATTAGTGGTGTGATTTTCAgtaaatttttccttttggtcTGACTTGACAGGTTTTGGAGGCGCAGAGAAGGCATCAGAAGGAGAAGTCCGGCATCATACCTACCTCGCCAACACCCTACACTTATAACAAGGTAGGAGGAGATATTTATCTTCACCCTGTGGATgcagcccctccctctcctctgggaATGTAGCCAGTCTCGTTCATACTCTCTCACATTTCAGCCCAAAAGACAGGAAGCAGCCAGAAATGCAGAGAACTATTTGGAATTTAAGTTTTTGGCTGAAGAATATGAAATCAAATTCTTACTcatttaggtttttgttgttgtaacaGGGatctaaaatgtatatttattcagTGGTCCTTTTATTTAGTCaatgccttttttaaaagatttttaaaattttttctaattagttatatatcacagtaggatgcattttgacacatcaaacATAaagggagtataacttctcattcatctggctgtacatgaagtagaattacacaggtcatgtaatcatatatgcacttacggtataatgtctgattcattttactatcaTTCCTACTCCCTCATTTAGCTTTTGCAGCAGGAACCAAGGGCTGTAGTCACCTGTCAGGTTATTTATTTGGCTAGCTGTGTAGCCCACTGACCACATTGAAAGGACGAGGTTCCTTGCTTTTTTTGAGATTGGAAATCATTTCTGAGGTACCAATGCTAGAGAGCATTCTGATCATTTATGGTAAACATTCTTTCTTACCTCATAAGAAATACCCAATTAGAACAGTGTCCTGTATACACAACAAGTGTCCTGCATGTTACTTGGTATTATCACAGTTCCTCATCTATAGCCCATATACCGAACATCTCTATTCTAAGGAACAAGAGCTTTAGGGCCTCTGGAAATGTGTCTTGAAGTTGCTAAGtaggtcaggaaaaaaaaaatgatgctactTGGGAACTTGAGATTAGACATAAATGACAGAAAAGGAACTGAGGTTGGCAAGAAGACTGGAGACCTGCTCTGGTTCCACCACTCTTGAGTGTCATGACTCTAGTTAGGTCATttagtttccttctttttaaaaaatatttttaaattttatttttagttataggtagacaaaatacctttattttatttatttttatatggtgctgaggatcaaacccagtgccttatatatgttaggcaagtgctctaccactgagtcacaaccacaATCCTAGTTTCATTCTTAAATCTATAGTATCACTTACCTCATCTGTAAATGAGGGATTTGAACTTGgtcattttaaagatttcatttcacCTGTGTAGTTAAATAATAATCTACAGCTGGCATCGTGACATCCACAAATACCCACTAGTGTGGTGCCATTCGGGTGAGGGTGTCTGAGCTAACCTTATCTTCCAGGCTTCTCTCTGAGCAGCACATGGCTGTGGTATGAGAAGGAGCGCTGTCTCCAGAGGTAGGGTCCCAGGGTCACCCTGCTCAGGCAGATACCTCTTCTGTCACAATTCAAGAAGCCTCTGCAGATACATTTTTCCAGGCAggtaaaatttcatttaactagAATTGAATCCTTTTGGTATTAATAATAATGCAGTGATTGTAGGCCATGTGGTTACCTTAATACCTAGAGACATGATAGTTGGTAgcagttttctttgtttcttaataCCTTTCCCCAGAATTGTATAAGGTCTTAGAAATGGGCTGAGTCTTTTGTGGCCAAAGGAATACTTTTAGACCTCCTGTTCTTTCTTCTAGTGCCCTTCCTTGATCTGTGTGGAATTGTTTTAGCTTTTTTGAAATGGTTTGTGCTGTGTTCTGGGGTCAGCCTACATATATCTTagctggtttttttgtttgtttgggtacccTCAACCCTGCCCAGGGTGACACAGTACTTGATTCATAGCTAGCTGGTTTATATCTATTACTTCTCTGGCTGGGGGCATAGTATCctatgtatactcaaggatcaaATAGGACCTTGGGCCTTAGCAGAGAGAATAAAAGTGACTATTTGACTCCAGACTGGCCTTGTATGAAGAGAAAGGTTAATTCTCCTAATATGTCCTAAAACTGTTTCAGTCTCTGTTAAATGATTCTTGGAGGTATCAGTCTGTGTATGTCAGGGTTATTCCTGTTCTTGTCCTGGAGGCCTTATTTTGGGGTCTGTCTCTGCTATGAGTgaccattttctttcttgctttcagaGCTGTGACTTATGGTCCTTGGGGGTGATTATCTACGTGATGCTGTGTGGATACCCTCCTTTTTACTCCAAACACCACAGCCGGACTATCCCAAAGGACATGCGGAGAAAGATCATGACAGGCAGTTTTGAGTTCCCAGAAGAAGAGTGGAGCCAGATCTCAGAGATGGCCAAAGACGTTGTGAGAAAGTAAGCCCCTGGGCTGCTGGGAAGGAGGCTAAGGAGGCCTTAGAGATGGTGGTGCCCAAGGACATGCTAGGTAGAGAAAAGTCATTTGTCTCCCTGGTAGGCTCCTTCTGTTGTGACACCATAGACGTCTTACCCCTGGCCCTTGGGGGAGAGCTCCTGGCACCCTCACCTCCATGAGACTGGCGCTTTGCTCCCTCCTGTTGCATCCAGGACTGTGAACCCAGGTCCCTCTATTGTCAGTCTCTCTGGTCACTGACTTGAGGCCCTAAATGGCAGAACTTCTGGTGTGTCCTTCTTCCTGCATGTAGGCCAGTCTCAGGGACCGACTCGATGCCAATAGTTGAACTGGAGTGCTCAGAAGGCGATGACATGTCTGGCTTTCCATTCCTTGGATGCCAGCATGGGGTGGGTTGGAAGGTCTGTCCTCCAGCCTTCCCACTGCAGTTGGTTATTCTGACATATATTAAGCTGGGAAGATTTGGTAAGAATTAAGGGTAATGAGTGGATGGCAGAGAGCTGACACTCAGAGACCTGTGGTAGCAGGAGAATTAAAGGAAACAGACCTAAATTTGAAGTATGTTTGCTGAAAGAGTGGCTGCCTGTGGCGTTGAACACTGTTCTGTTGTTCCCCCTGCACTCAGTCTCTATTGAGCAGTTTCTCCTCTATtggtctcagtttcttcctctgtgataGGATGAAGGGAAGTATTAAAGGGGTACTGTCTCCTGATGGTGCAGCCATTCCTCTGTGGAAAttacaccttttaaaaaataaacttgtgccaagtatggtggcacatacctgttatcctagctacttgggaggctggggcaggaggattgcaagttcaaggccagccttggcagtttagcaagactTGTCtcaagaataatgaaaaataaaaagggatggaagtATAGCAGTGGTgatgcacctctgggttcaatccccagtatagggGAGGAAAAAAGTGAGCTTGCCCTGTTGGTTAGGGAATCTCTGTGTTATAAAGAGGTACTATCTTCTAAAATATGCAAGTAAAATTTTTAGGAGGGTAGGGGCAATGTTTGAGTCTccatctgtcttcttaacatgcCACACTATGGAGACTCAACTTTTAAACCAAAATCTCAGTGTCCTCTCTGGTTCTTTGCCACTTTTCTATAGACTATAGTTCTGATCCCTAGAACAGCACTGATTATCTTTCTTCTGGCCTTGGAATTCTTTTCTAAATAATGctttttttagaaatttgaagCTGTTGAGAATGCTCCAGAAGAAGGTTGCAGAGAATATGAAAGGGCAATTAGGCTTGTTTGTCCAGACGGACATTTAGGAGGATATGTAGTTGGAAAGAGGCCGTGCTACAGAGAGCCCAGGGAGCGTGCTGAGGTGAGCTAGGAGTTGTGACAGCGTAGTGGGAAGGAGGTAGAAGAAGTGAGCACATGGTGCTATCACCTTTTCAGAGGCTCGATTTTTAGCTTTTTTGAGGGGGGACAGGGGGgttaccaggaattaaactcagaggtgtttaaccattgagccatatccccaggttTTTTTATAGTAGAGACAGGGCCTAAGttgctaatgctggctttgaactcacggtcctcttgcctcagccatctgagccactgggattataggtatgccattgtgccattttttttttttagttgttgatggacctttatttatttatttatatgtggtgctgagaatataatccagtgcctcacacatgctaggcaagcactctaccactaagccacaacctcagccccgtGCCTGGCAGTTTTTAGCTTTTGAGTGTCCCATGTGTGTCACGTGATGGCATTTAAGAGTTTTATCATGGGTAGCAACCTGCTTTTTCAGAACTATATGACTCCTCAACTAATTTTGTAGCTATTAGCAGCTAAAAGAATactttaggtttctttttttttttttaagagagagtgagagaggagagagagagagagagagaatttttaatatttattttttttttagttctcggcggacacaacatctttgttggtatgtggtgctgaggatcgaaccctggccacatgcatgccaggcgagcgcgctaccgcttgagccacatcccccagccctaggTTTCTTTTCTAAGTTAGAAACCCATTGTCCTGGAAACTTCAGTATGGGGATTCAAGGTCTCAGGAAGCCACTGACTTCTAGGACACAGTCCAGAGTATCAGTGGATTAAActttttataccattttttttctcaattttttttttttagtacagaaAAGACAACTCACGGAACAGTTCCTGGTGTTTGGGGCCTAGAatccccctcctttccttcagATAGAAGGCATAGGCCTGCAGGAATGGGTACAAAATCAGAAGAAGCCAGATCTTTTTCGAGACAGACCTCAGACCTAGAAACTTCCTATACTTCCTTTGGGGCCATGTGTAATGGCAGCCCTATTGGTGTTTTCTCCACAGGCTCTTGAAGGTCAAACCAGAGGAAAGACTCACCATTGAGGGAGTATTGGACCACCCCTGGCTCAACTCCACCGAGGCCCTGGATAACGTGCTACCTTCTGCTCAACTGATGATGGataaggtgttttgttttgttttttaaatatttattttttcgttgtagttgcacacaatacctttattttgtttatttgtttttatgtggtgctaaggatcgaacccagggcctctcatctgctaggtgagcactctagcactgagccacagccccagccctgatgcATAAGTTTTTGAATGATGCTTATTTTGTTGGCTGAGGAGGCTGTGTTGAGAAGGAAAGCTTGGGCTTAACCCAGTgaggagataaaaacaaaacaatggctAGCGTGTTTCCAGAAGAACATGTCTCGTTTCCTGAAAATCAGGATGtgaaataaagtatttctttctGTAAAACACCAGTCCAAGGCAGGCCTGGTAAATGTACACTACGGGAATGTTCAAAGGAACGTCCTCCATATCTGGCTGTGGTTTTGGGGGTACACAGCACTATAagataccttttcttttttaaaaaatatttttagttatacatggacatgatatctttattttttattttttaatgtggtgctgagaatcaaacccagtgcctcacacgtgctaggcaagtgctctaccactgagccacaaccccagccccataagatACCTTTTCCCAAGGGATTTAGAAAAGACTGGTTGGAAGGTAAGGCCTGGGCTCATGGAATATGGCACATTCGATATATGAGAACTCTGCCTTTTCCATCTTCTGTGGGTGCTGTGGGAATTCAGAAAAAAGAGAACATCTCTAAAGGGGGTGCAGTTTGCCCCAGGAGAATGCGTAAATCCTCATATTTATTACTACCTACTGTATGGCACTTTCTGAGCTGTTTCCCAGCTGCAGGCATGAGATGTCCTTGGAGCTTGAGTAGACATTGTGTCACATGTAGTGAACAAGATGAACAAAAAGTTAGAGACTAAAGTGTGCCATTGGGAAAAATGGCCTGGCCTCAGCAGTGAGACGTTGGTGAGATGCTGTCACAGGGCTGGGTTCTGCACGAAGACAGAACCAAGGCTTTAGTTCTTGTCAGGTTGAAACTGAGAGGCTTTGTGGATTTTGGGGGAGGTCGGTGGGAAGGGTACTAGAGagtgaacctaggggtgctttacctctgagccacatccttagccctttgtaaaaatatttttatttaaagacagggtctttttttaactttttaaattctaatttattatatatgacagcaaaatgcattataattcatattacacacagagcacaatttttcatatttctggttgtatacaaagtatattcacaccatttgtatctttatacatgtacttagggtaatgatgtccatctcaatccaacatcctttttttttttttaattttttttaattgttaatggactttattgtctttatttttatgtggtgctgagaatggaacccagtgcctcatgcatgctaggtgagcacactaccactgagccaccaccccagccccaatcaaTCCAACATCTTTTTTTacctccctgccccttcccttcctctccctcccctttgtctagtTTTCCCATGCTCCCagtcccaaccccactatgaatcagcctccttatatcagagaaaacattcagcatttgtttttttgggattggctaacttcacttagcattatatttagagatggggtcttgctaagttaatTAGTGCCTTgccaagttgccgaggctggctttgaactcataatcctcctgccttagcctcttgagacactgggattacaggcctggccctggtggttttttgtttgtttgttttgttttaatatttattttttagttgtagatagacacaatatctttattttatgtggtgctgaggatcgaacccagggcctcacacatgctaggtgagagctctactgctgagccacaaccccagccctgggtgggTTTTTGAAAAGAGCTTTGCTACTGGGAATATATCTACAGATAGTCCAATTTGCAGACATGCTAAACTTTCATTTCTGCagtgatgaagaaactgaaggagTGGCTCAATATCTGTGAAgaaaattttctagtttttgcTGACTGAGTAGATAAAAGAGACAGCAGCTAGCTTGGGAGGTCATGCTGTTGACAGAAGGAAATGATGAAGGAGGCTGATTTTGGTGAGGTGGAGTCTCTTAGACTTTAGATATTATTTTCGGTGACAGAGGGACATTCAAATGAATAAGATGTATAGTGTGGGACAAGAATGTGGCCGAGAGGCTGGCCAAAGCAATGACACAGTCTTAAGAATTATCAGCTTCAAAGGGATGGAGTTGAAGTTtgaaaaagaataagtaaatggAACTAAAAAATGCTGAGCTTATCTGGAGCATGGAAGAAAATGGAGAgctgaaagaggaagagagtttTGTGGCATTTCTGATTTATGGGTGGTTATCTTCCAGGCTTAAATAAGGCCACTTGTGTAGGAATGGTTTGGTTTGTTCAAAGTCCAAAAGAATTGCTTAAATTCTGTTATAGTTATAGTTACAGTACAGTGTTCATCAAGATTTTGGAAATGAGGAGAGAAGATTGTCTTCTGGAGTTACTTACAGGTCACTACACACAAGAAGCCAAATCTGGATATTCAGAATTTTCTTAATGAGAAAGAAGTTGCCAGACCTAGAAGATGACATTGCAGTGTGACAGAGTATTCTCATTCCTAAAGCGGATGTGTGATCACGATGGAAGTTGGTCAGCTTTAGAGCTATGGATGTTGAATAGCATCCATCTCCTCCCTATATAGGAGCCTAAGCTCATAGATACCTGGAGCTAATTCCATCACTTTGGTTGGTCCATTTCTGATGAGGAGGTAGATGATGAGGTAGGAGGCAGTCATGAGTACACGATGCCCTTAAATAAGCTTGAAATGTTCACGATCTTACTGCCTGCTCACCAAGGAGCTACTTTTTAaagttgtctaatttttttttttccttagaattcaGATAATACAGCTGGGAGtgatgtcacacacctgtaattgtAGCTACTTGGGacactaaggcaggaagatcacaagttcaaggccagctgggcaacttagcaaaaccctgtctcaaaataaaattagaaatggctGGTCACATacttcagtggtggagtgtttccCTAACATTCCCAGAACTGGggaattaaaaaagaacacaCCATACCCTGTAGCTGTTATTTCTCATTATAAACCAACTGATGGGCTTATCCATTGGGATGTGGCCTTAGATGGTGAGGGTCTGCCCTTACGCTTGGCCATACTCGAAGTTCTGAGCCAGCAGGACTGAGGGAGGTGACTACACCATGGGCACAGTGAATACAGGCCAGTGTGTGAGCCTTTGGGGCAGCAGCTGGCCAGCCTTTCTTCTGAGGTTGTCATTACTTCCCTTCACATTTGCTCATATCTATAACTACGAACATGATGAGTCTTTGTATTCCTTACTTTTATCTCTGTTTCCACTGCCAGGAAAGAATGACTAGCTGTTGTGTGTCCTTTGTTCAGCCTGCTGTTCCCTGGGCCCTATTGATCTAGATAGAGGAAGAGTCCTGCCTTGTCCAAATTCAGATAGCATCAGCCTAAGAGTACAGTTGCCTTCGACATACTGAGCTTCTCCTTCCTGCTTTCTTAGATTGGCTTTTCAGGTGCCCAGCAATGACTGTGAAAAACTGATAACAGTGTTTACATGCAGGCGGTGGTTGCAGGGATCCAGCAGGCTCATGCAGAACAGTTGGCCAACATGAGAATCCAGGATCTGAAAGTCAGCCTCAAACCCCTGCACTCGGTGAACAACCCCATTCTAAGGAAGCGGAAGTTACTTGGGTAACTGAGCTTATTTCATTTGATTATTCTTCCTGGCTGGTGTGGCTAAGTGCTGAGAGATCAGCCAGGGGTCTgccctttctctgtttcttagAGGTAAAGAGgatgttttttaaagtatatcaGAAATTGGACACACTCTATATTGATCTGAAAAATCTGTTAGCTTGTGTTTAATGTCTGTGCAGAGCCGGGTTCTGAGGTTTCACCTTGTTTTCACCTCTCCCCGAAACTTTTAAAGCACCAAGCCCAAGGACGGCCTTTATATCCATGGCCATGAGAATGGAGCTGAGGATTCAAATGTTGCCCTGGAAAAGCTTCGAGACGTGATTGCCCAGTGTATTCTCCCCCAGGCTGGTAAAGGTCACACCATTTACTAATgctctatgtatgtgtgtgtgcatgtacatggacactgtgtgtatatgcatgtcaAAAGGGTGTGTAATTTGAGATTATCTGTTTCATCTTTGTATGACAAGAAAGTGAGCACATTATATAGTCTGTGCCCACTGAAAAGAGTGAACAGTGGAAATTCAGAAATGTGGTAAGTTCTACCCTTCTTCTCATTTTCTGTGAGATTTTTATTTAGGCTTAATTGTCAGCATCAGGTATAGAATTTTGTGTTATCTTAGTTTGATAACAAGGGCCCAGAGTAAAGATAATGGAGAATGAAAATATAGATAGGATCAGGATTAGGTGTAGGTTGTGAATACAGAGACCACCACCCTCATTTAGAAGTAGTCCCTGCTGCTACTCGGGTCACAGACAGAGTGACTTGCACATGACCCCCTGCATGTAAGAGCTTGCTTTCTGTATGTTCTTCTTTCCCTCAAGGTGGTGTGATATGAAGGGTATTCTCAGTTGATGAGTTCTTTACCTATTAGGCCAGAAAATGTTGAGGTGACCTATTTTCCTTGATTTCATGGCTTTTAAGAGAACTTGTGACATGTGCCTCAGATAGCCTTCCAAAGCAAGGAATGGACCTAAGAGAAAGAAGGCAGCCCACCCAGTCTTGTTTTCCCTTAGGTTGACCAGGTTTATTTGCCTAGTGACAGGGTTTGTCACAGTCTATTTCTCATCCTCAATACTAAGAACTCTAAAGCTATCAGAGCATTTGTGTGAGGATGTTAAAGTAGAAGAGTTCAGTGACCAGAAGTGGTTGACATTTGATGTTGGAACTAGCAGTAAAGTCTTTCTTTCTCTGGTGGTTTTGCACATGTAGTCATCATTTCTCAACCAGTTGGATATTATGTCATCCCACCTCTGACACTAAAATTCCATGATGGTGCAGGAAAAAATGCAACTTCCTCTTCATCCTTACCTACAGGAGAGAATGAAGATGAGAAGCTGAACGAAGTAATGCAGGAGGCCTGGAAGTATAATCGGGAATGCAAACTCCTGAGGGACACTCTGCAGAGCTTTAGCTGGAATGGTAGGGACCACAGCCACTCCTTTGCTTGGGAATATATAGAAATGATTATGTTTAGAACATGTTGGGTGATTTGGGCCTGAGCTGGATCTATTTTCTGTGAAGTGAAGTTGGAGACTCAGTGTAATTTTGAGGGAGGGGTGTCAGCTGTACAGTTAAGTACTCAGGCATAACTGGTCCTTTGATTCCCTATTATATACCACTGGGGAAAAGAGCGGGGCTGGGGGGAAaccacccaaaaaacaaacaaacaaaaaaattggttCTCAGAATTCCTCCCACATCACCAGATCACAAAGGAGCAGCACTCagtgaaagaggaaaagaggacAGAGGACCAGCAAGTTTACCCTGCTTAGTTTA from Urocitellus parryii isolate mUroPar1 chromosome 3, mUroPar1.hap1, whole genome shotgun sequence carries:
- the Mapkapk5 gene encoding MAP kinase-activated protein kinase 5 isoform X2: MSEENDMEKAIKETSILEEYNINWTQKLGAGISGPVRVCVKKSTQERFALKILLDRPKARNEIALALQHCHLLNIAHRDLKPENLLFKDNSLDAPVKLCDFGFAKIDQGDLMTPQFTPYYVAPQVLEAQRRHQKEKSGIIPTSPTPYTYNKSCDLWSLGVIIYVMLCGYPPFYSKHHSRTIPKDMRRKIMTGSFEFPEEEWSQISEMAKDVVRKLLKVKPEERLTIEGVLDHPWLNSTEALDNVLPSAQLMMDKAVVAGIQQAHAEQLANMRIQDLKVSLKPLHSVNNPILRKRKLLGTKPKDGLYIHGHENGAEDSNVALEKLRDVIAQCILPQAGENEDEKLNEVMQEAWKYNRECKLLRDTLQSFSWNGRGFRDKVDRLKLAEIVKQVIEEQTTSHESQ
- the Mapkapk5 gene encoding MAP kinase-activated protein kinase 5 isoform X1, producing the protein MSEENDMEKAIKETSILEEYNINWTQKLGAGISGPVRVCVKKSTQERFALKILLDRPKARNEIALALQHCHLLNIAHRDLKPENLLFKDNSLDAPVKLCDFGFAKIDQGDLMTPQFTPYYVAPQVLEAQRRHQKEKSGIIPTSPTPYTYNKSCDLWSLGVIIYVMLCGYPPFYSKHHSRTIPKDMRRKIMTGSFEFPEEEWSQISEMAKDVVRKLLKVKPEERLTIEGVLDHPWLNSTEALDNVLPSAQLMMDKAVVAGIQQAHAEQLANMRIQDLKVSLKPLHSVNNPILRKRKLLGTKPKDGLYIHGHENGAEDSNVALEKLRDVIAQCILPQAGKGENEDEKLNEVMQEAWKYNRECKLLRDTLQSFSWNGRGFRDKVDRLKLAEIVKQVIEEQTTSHESQ
- the Mapkapk5 gene encoding MAP kinase-activated protein kinase 5 isoform X3 gives rise to the protein MSEENDMEKAIKETSILEEYNINWTQKLGAGISGPVRVCVKKSTQERFALKILLDRPKARNEVRLHMMCAIHPNIVQIIEVFANSVQFPHESCPRARLLIVMEMMEGGELFHRISQHRHFTEKQASQVTKQIALALQHCHLLNIAHRDLKPENLLFKDNSLDAPVKLCDFGFAKIDQGDLMTPQFTPYYVAPQVLEAQRRHQKEKSGIIPTSPTPYTYNKSCDLWSLGVIIYVMLCGYPPFYSKHHSRTIPKDMRRKIMTGSFEFPEEEWSQISEMAKDVVRKLLKVKPEERLTIEGVLDHPWLNSTEALDNVLPSAQLMMDKAVVAGIQQAHAEQLANMRIQDLKVSLKPLHSVNNPILRKRKLLGTKPKDGLYIHGHENGAEDSNVALEKLRDVIAQCILPQAGENEDEKLNEVMQEAWKYNRECKLLRDTLQSFSWNGRGFRDKVDRLKLAEIVKQVIEEQTTSHESQ